A single genomic interval of Chloracidobacterium validum harbors:
- a CDS encoding YkgJ family cysteine cluster protein, which translates to MSERPTPEAARAAYDQLLADIERFAATLRSRFPTAITCRLGCTGCCQQHLTILPIEAARLREHVAALDAPTQARLREQAQATRHREADLASTVTPNGTLTFPPDPERNVPCPALVNEACAVYPARPVLCRTHGFPLLYLDETTEDGGLLDVCPLNFTDGEAEISHRDVFDMTIVNLRLVAASLAFEPDGERQSIADVILSATPAP; encoded by the coding sequence ATGTCCGAACGACCGACGCCGGAGGCCGCCCGCGCGGCCTATGACCAACTCCTAGCCGATATCGAGCGTTTCGCGGCAACGCTCCGGTCGCGCTTTCCCACGGCGATTACCTGTCGCCTGGGTTGCACAGGATGTTGCCAGCAGCACTTGACAATTTTGCCCATCGAGGCGGCGCGGCTGCGGGAGCATGTCGCCGCGCTGGACGCGCCGACCCAAGCGCGGTTGCGTGAGCAGGCGCAGGCGACACGCCACCGTGAAGCTGACTTGGCGTCAACCGTCACGCCCAACGGTACGCTGACGTTTCCGCCGGATCCGGAGCGGAACGTGCCGTGTCCGGCGCTGGTGAATGAGGCCTGCGCAGTCTATCCGGCGCGGCCGGTGCTCTGTCGCACCCACGGCTTTCCGCTGCTCTACCTCGACGAGACGACGGAAGACGGCGGACTGCTCGATGTTTGCCCGCTGAATTTCACCGATGGCGAAGCCGAGATTTCACATCGGGATGTCTTTGACATGACGATTGTCAACCTGCGGCTGGTCGCGGCCAGTCTGGCATTTGAGCCTGACGGCGAGCGGCAATCCATCGCGGATGTCATTCTTTCGGCAACGCCCGCGCCGTAA
- the pgsA gene encoding CDP-diacylglycerol--glycerol-3-phosphate 3-phosphatidyltransferase — MNLPNTLTVSRIFVVPLMVVVLMTSVSESVFGLPRQLLAVTLFLGASLTDLLDGYLARRRGQVTTLGTLLDPIADKLLISAALISLVENKLAPGWAVVIIIGREFAVSGLRSIAAQQGVTIAASRMAKFKMLSQVVAITCLMLGSHEGKPPLPVGTSSVAAVREAVLTLWQGTFGIEALRIIAYGTGRLVLWIVVISALWSMWNYFKDFYVAVRDRIDTSPRLPLRERWRIRPRIRWRRPLFAKVRARKSAPDFPETP; from the coding sequence GTGAATTTGCCAAACACACTGACGGTTTCACGTATCTTCGTCGTGCCGCTCATGGTCGTCGTTCTGATGACAAGCGTCTCAGAGTCGGTCTTTGGGCTGCCGCGCCAGTTGCTGGCCGTCACGCTTTTTTTGGGCGCATCCCTGACGGACTTACTCGATGGCTACCTGGCGCGCCGCCGGGGACAGGTGACGACGCTCGGAACGCTGCTTGACCCCATCGCCGACAAACTCCTGATTTCGGCCGCGCTGATTTCGCTGGTCGAAAACAAGCTGGCGCCGGGGTGGGCCGTCGTCATCATCATCGGCCGGGAGTTTGCCGTTTCTGGCCTGCGTAGCATTGCCGCCCAGCAGGGGGTCACGATTGCCGCTTCGCGGATGGCCAAGTTCAAGATGTTGTCGCAAGTCGTGGCGATTACTTGCCTGATGCTGGGCAGTCACGAAGGAAAGCCACCGCTTCCGGTGGGCACATCCTCGGTCGCCGCGGTGCGCGAGGCAGTCCTCACACTTTGGCAGGGGACGTTTGGCATCGAGGCGCTGCGAATCATTGCCTATGGCACCGGGCGACTCGTTCTATGGATCGTCGTGATTTCCGCCCTGTGGTCCATGTGGAACTACTTCAAGGACTTCTACGTTGCCGTACGCGACCGGATTGACACCTCACCCCGCTTGCCGCTCCGCGAGCGCTGGCGCATTCGCCCACGCATCCGGTGGCGACGTCCACTCTTTGCCAAGGTTCGAGCGCGCAAATCAGCGCCTGATTTCCCCGAAACGCCATGA
- a CDS encoding VWA domain-containing protein — MWSARRLRSLLVGLALLGWVGELSGWTQQDFEPRRPVKRYFDDTRTLLPPKSTIRIRNPRGNIRVQIVARPDVVITATRHAAPGPPVRAEEVTLEELPQQLNIVTDPPPTVTGVDLEVLVPEDTYLRLMSEVGTLRVEGLPAGLIATAYQGNIELCLPPDADADVTWTSAHGVVRAELPLRRFGTPDERSLHGQMGRGGAILVAQTDRGDIVVRPLSLEGKRQEPPALERPTVAAADEPFSATEGSDVVLESTLVLLNAVITTPNGTPVRGLQPADFVVLENGEPQEVTYFGTLETPFNLVLLLDLSGSTREKLAVIRRAALGFLAALRPEDRMAVVTFSDTARLICPLTNDRRKLRERLDEIRRPEGGTNFYDALAGTMNSVLRDVRGERNAIVMVTDGLDNVLPPGGPDYGSRTTYEELRALAQECDAMLLPIYLDTEAETVERYGPRARAGYAIARTQLRELATLTGGRMFYAKTVEDLEDCYAAVAAELRSVYSFGYYPRDARRDGTFRRIQVKVRREGAVVRTRRGYVMPK; from the coding sequence ATGTGGTCTGCGCGCCGGTTGCGCTCACTCCTGGTTGGTTTGGCGCTGCTTGGGTGGGTCGGTGAACTTTCGGGCTGGACCCAGCAGGACTTTGAGCCGCGCCGGCCGGTGAAACGCTACTTTGACGACACCCGTACCCTGCTACCGCCGAAAAGCACGATTCGCATTCGGAACCCGCGGGGCAACATTCGGGTCCAGATTGTTGCCCGGCCCGATGTCGTCATCACGGCGACGCGCCACGCCGCGCCGGGTCCGCCAGTGCGCGCCGAGGAAGTCACCCTCGAAGAACTGCCCCAGCAGCTCAACATCGTCACCGACCCACCGCCGACCGTCACGGGCGTAGATTTGGAGGTGCTCGTGCCGGAGGACACCTACCTGCGCCTGATGAGCGAGGTTGGAACGTTGCGCGTGGAGGGACTCCCGGCCGGACTCATTGCCACGGCCTACCAAGGCAACATTGAGCTGTGCCTGCCACCGGATGCAGACGCCGATGTGACCTGGACGAGCGCCCATGGGGTCGTCCGCGCCGAGTTGCCGCTGCGGCGATTCGGAACGCCCGACGAACGTTCGCTGCACGGGCAGATGGGACGGGGCGGAGCCATTTTGGTCGCGCAAACCGACCGTGGCGATATTGTGGTTCGTCCCCTGTCTCTAGAGGGCAAGCGGCAGGAGCCTCCGGCGCTAGAGCGTCCGACAGTAGCCGCCGCTGATGAGCCATTCAGCGCTACCGAGGGCAGTGATGTGGTTTTGGAATCCACGTTGGTCCTGCTCAACGCGGTGATTACCACCCCCAACGGGACACCGGTTCGCGGCTTGCAACCGGCCGATTTCGTCGTTTTGGAAAACGGCGAGCCGCAGGAAGTCACCTATTTCGGCACGTTGGAGACACCTTTCAATCTGGTGCTGCTGCTTGACCTGAGCGGCAGCACGCGCGAGAAGCTGGCGGTCATTCGGCGGGCCGCGCTTGGCTTTTTGGCGGCCCTGCGCCCGGAAGATCGCATGGCGGTGGTGACATTTTCCGACACGGCACGTTTGATTTGTCCGCTCACCAACGACCGCCGTAAGTTGCGCGAACGCTTGGACGAGATTCGCCGGCCCGAAGGGGGAACGAACTTTTACGACGCGCTGGCTGGGACGATGAACTCCGTGTTGCGCGACGTGCGCGGCGAGCGCAACGCCATCGTGATGGTGACGGACGGACTGGACAACGTGCTGCCACCAGGCGGCCCGGATTACGGCTCACGCACGACCTACGAGGAGCTGCGCGCCTTGGCTCAGGAATGCGATGCGATGCTGCTTCCCATCTACCTCGACACCGAGGCCGAGACGGTTGAGCGGTACGGCCCGCGGGCGCGAGCGGGCTATGCCATTGCCCGGACGCAGTTGCGTGAATTGGCGACCTTGACCGGCGGGCGTATGTTCTATGCCAAAACCGTTGAGGATTTAGAGGACTGCTACGCGGCGGTCGCGGCAGAACTGCGCTCGGTTTACAGCTTTGGGTATTACCCCAGGGATGCGCGCCGCGATGGAACCTTCCGGCGCATTCAAGTCAAGGTGCGGAGGGAAGGGGCCGTCGTACGGACGCGGCGCGGCTATGTCATGCCCAAGTGA
- a CDS encoding phosphoribosylaminoimidazolesuccinocarboxamide synthase produces the protein MMPSRLPALTETTFLDLPRFRSGKVREVYDLGHALLMVATDRISAFDCILPTPIPDKGRVLTALSAFWFNHLGHIAPHHVLSCNPDDFPAVVQPYRDHLAGRTMLVRKTTPLPVECVARGYLAGSGWKDYQRTGRVCGLALPPGLREADQLPEPLFTPATKAETGHDENISLEQMADRIGIELTQRLKAVTLELYAAAAAYARTRGLILCDTKFEFGLDPDGQLVWIDEALTPDSSRYWDAASYAPGRSPASFDKQFVRDYLETLDWNKQPPAPPLPDDITEATRRRYWEAYHRLVGD, from the coding sequence ATGATGCCGAGTAGGTTGCCAGCCCTCACCGAGACGACGTTTCTTGACCTACCGCGCTTTCGGTCGGGTAAGGTGCGTGAGGTCTATGACCTAGGCCATGCCTTGCTCATGGTGGCCACCGACCGGATTTCAGCTTTTGATTGCATCTTGCCGACGCCAATTCCTGACAAAGGGCGCGTCCTCACGGCCCTATCGGCTTTTTGGTTCAACCACCTGGGTCACATTGCGCCGCACCATGTCTTGTCCTGTAATCCAGATGATTTCCCGGCCGTCGTCCAGCCGTACCGCGACCATTTGGCTGGCCGAACCATGCTCGTGCGCAAAACCACGCCGTTGCCGGTTGAATGCGTGGCGCGCGGATACTTGGCCGGGTCCGGCTGGAAAGACTACCAACGCACCGGGCGCGTCTGTGGACTGGCATTGCCGCCGGGATTGCGGGAGGCTGACCAACTGCCCGAACCGCTGTTTACACCGGCCACCAAGGCTGAAACCGGTCACGATGAAAACATTTCACTGGAACAAATGGCTGACCGCATCGGAATCGAGTTGACGCAGCGGCTCAAGGCAGTGACGCTTGAGCTTTACGCGGCGGCGGCAGCGTACGCTCGCACGCGGGGACTCATCCTCTGTGACACCAAGTTTGAGTTCGGTCTCGACCCTGACGGCCAGCTCGTATGGATTGACGAGGCCCTGACGCCGGACTCATCTCGCTACTGGGACGCGGCCAGCTATGCCCCTGGGCGCAGTCCAGCTTCGTTTGACAAACAGTTCGTGCGGGATTATCTCGAAACCCTGGATTGGAACAAGCAGCCCCCCGCGCCCCCGCTCCCAGACGACATCACTGAGGCGACGCGCCGGCGGTACTGGGAGGCTTACCACCGACTGGTTGGTGACTAG